The Pristis pectinata isolate sPriPec2 chromosome 41, sPriPec2.1.pri, whole genome shotgun sequence region AATGACACAGAGAGTTGGGGAGCTTGAGGAAAGGGATCAACCTTCTCTGGAGCCTCCACCAGGATCAGAGCGATTCATGCTGGGGACGGACAAGGGGGCGGATCTGGAGGAGGGAGAAACCGGGCAATTTATTCACACAAAAGAACAaactcctccccaacccccatcctAAACGGCCCTCACCTTAAATCATTTTTCTAATCTCCACCAGTTCCTTCAGAGAGCATTTCTTAGGGTCGGGAGTCTGTGGAAGTTCAGGTCACGGACTAACAGGAACAGCTTCCCTTTAGTTAGAAGAGCAGGTAATACACCAGCTAATGTGTTCAACCCCCAAACAACAAATGAACTCCACTCTGCTTATTTCCGCAGGCCCTCAGTACAATCAATACCACAGTTATCCAGTTGAATTTGCAACTTAATAATCCTGGGAAGTCCATCAGGAGACAGAGTTGGTGAGGGTGAGATAGGAGACAACATCCTGAGCCCAGTCCACAGAAGCTGAAATGCATGTGTGCCGCTGGTGTGTGATGGAAACTGGGACAGTGCAAGGGCTGTGAGTTAGTGCGGAAACAACGAGTGTTGTGGGGTTGGGGAGAAGAAGGCCCAAGGAAAGGCTTGGAGAAATCTACGTCAGCTTCCTGCCCAGACTGTCCCGGTTTGCGCTTAACCAAACCGGCACAGTCTGGGCAGGAAGATGACGTCCATCAGTAAACACAGGGTGTCTGTGTCAATGAAATTCGGTGCAGAGCGTAAGTTCAACAGTTTGGAAGATTCTATATTTGCAGAATGTGTTGGAATACTCCACTTCACAAGTAACCAAGGTGAGAGCAAGGTTTAAGATGCACACCAGGACAGGTGGGACAGGGAAAGAACGGAATAGACTGCAAAACTTAATCTTGCAGTGGGCCATGTTTTGTCTGATTATCCGAAGGTGTTGAACAGAAACACAAGGAAACCCTGCCAGGACCATTATTCCTCTCTCATTACCAGTAACCAAGTCCAGAGATGCGACCTTCCTTCTTGGACCAGAAACACACTGCTAAGGAAGTTTAAAAACTCGTCCTCCTCCATGTCGCTTGTGTTATTGCTGCTCCAGTCCACATTTGGACATTGACGTCCCTCACTTTCACTCCAGCATGGATTTAGTACATTTCTACAATTCGCCTGGAGACTTGTTCTTCATTGCCCTCCCTGCTGCTCGCCcagagttggtggggggaggtttgTGGGTTGTATCCGCATTTACATCCACGGAAGCTGAAAGGCGCTGCTTCAGTGGAGGTTTGGAAATACAGTAGTAGCAGCACGGCTGAAATAAGAGGCTCCGAGATGTGCCCGCTGGAGCACGAGAAGAGACGCGTTGGACTTGCAATGGTTCATGGACTGGAATTAAGATTTTCAAACAGGATAATATGGGTTGGTGGCCAAAGTAGGGAGAAGCGTGGGGTTTCTGTGTAAACCGGACGTGTTGAGAGTTAGGGGACGGTCACCAGCGCAATTGGCAACATGAAGGTTGAGGGAAGGAGACCGACACCAAGGGAAGAGCACTCCGACAGAAAGGAATGGAATGATCGGATGGTGTAAGCACCAGATACAGGTCAGGAGGGACGATATTACGGAGGTGGAACTGGACGGGTCTCACAATCAGGGTATACAATACCAGGAACTCAGCTGAGGCTCAAATGGAATACTTTGTGAAAACGATCCATTGTCTCTTCCTCGCCCAGTGCCCCGAAAACCCATCTCACCAAACCTCTCACTGATACTGTACCAGTGGAGGCCCTGACCATTCACTGAGTGCCCCCAGATAATCTGCCCAAAAGGGTGAAGCAACACCCACCAAACGAAAATGTGATGTCAGCACCAGACATATTTCCACTTCCCTCTCCATTCACCATTCGGAAGGGACCGTTCAATCTGTAATTAACACTGAATCGCCTTCGGGCAGCACCTTCcctgttcttttacctcttctcttccaACCATTCAGGGGATGAACCACCTTCCAAGGTGACGcaatgattcatttgcacttattGCACTTCATTTTTAGTCTCTTACAATGTGACGTCCGCTACAAACGGAGAGTAGTGACCACTTTACAACATAACCCCTCTCTCTGCTACCTTTCCCTTGATAAAGGTGACTCGGAACTTACAGTTGTAttccacttcaattctccatctcacGCCCACTCTGTCACCTCTGAATTTAGCCTTCCACATAACCAGAGATTGAGACAAGGAGCAGCTTCTAATCTCCCCATAATGCAGGTGACAGCTTTCTGAGCTCAACATTGAACACAAAACTTCCAGATACCCAGTCTCTTCAGTCTATGCCAgatgttttcttctgatgacaggTCGTCAACCTGGAATATTCACTCAGTTGCTTTGTCCTTTCTCCTTCGACGCTGCTCCGTCGATTTATTCCTCCTATCAACACGCGTACATGCCCGCCCGGCCCTGTTTCAGCGATATACGTCATCCAGTCTCTCCAGCGGTCTCCCTTCTCCGTGTCCGAAGACACGCTGGTTTTCCAACTTCTACTTCTAATAAAACTAGGAGACCAGTAACGTtaaactctctcactctctcacacactctctctgtcgCTCCCTCGTTCACGCCCTCCTCTCGCCACCGATCGTCAGATCTGCTGTATATTTCCAccacattctgtttttactttgaaacagtaactgtgcgaTTGTGTTTGTTTGTTAACAGTGTCAACAAACACCCAATGTAGGTGTTCAAATATCAACACGTGTTGTCCAAATTTGTCCCACATGAAAAGAAATATGGCTGTGGGATTGACGTGCGAGTGGATATTAAAGGTCAGATAGGAATAACTGAACCATCAGGGAAACGTTCACCTTCACAGCAGTTACTGTCCAAGTGTGAGGGTGTGACTTTTCAAACATTGCTCACTTTCGACTCCCGTGTCTGTCAGCGTTTAGATTCCTGCACTATGAACCATTGGTGAATTGATGTAATAAAAGAGCACTTAACTAATTCGTGTAATATTAATTACTGAGTTTTGACTTGCGCCATCTAACATTTTGACCATTTACTGCCTGTTCCCATGGAAGACGTTCAGCAGAAACACAAGGAGACTCTGCGGGCACAGACGgaaacactgagagtgaacaccatcctgatgagggagaaggtgaaggttttccagctggttgatcgatacgcTGAGCTCACGGTCATTTCAACTGTTCGAGATCGGACACTTGTGGAACATGAGCTGCTGGTAAGAGGCCGGGACCAtgaggagtggagagagaaacatctccGAGAAGATCTGGAAAAAATACGGACTGATCAATTGTTCCAGAGCAGCTTTTCCCGGAGTAAATCCAAATCTGGGTGTTCGGCTGCAGTGGCCGGAGTCCCGGGGATCGGgaaaacaacaatggtgcaaaagattgtttatgactgggccacggggaaaatataccaacacttccagtttgtcttcagtttcaaattccgAGATTTAAACTCCATTAACTATAGAATAAACATGAGGGAACTGATTCTGGATCAGTATCCTTACGTTGGGAATATTCTGGGAGAGGTCTTGAAGactcctgagggactgctgtttATATTCGATGGGTTGGATGAATTCAAGCACACAATCGATTTTTCTGACAGTCGGAGAGAAACAGAACCTCGGCACATGTGCCCAGATCCCGAGTGGCggtgtgaagtgtctgacattctgtacagtttaatccagcacaagctactcccagggtgttcagtgctggtgacaACCCGTCCCACTgcgttacatttattggaaaaggcgGATATCAATGTCTGGGCagaaatcctgggatttgttggtgaggaaCGGAAGGAATATTTCCACAGGGCTTTTGAAGATAAGAcggtggcagcagctgttttcaaatACGTGAAGGAGAACGAGATGCTGTACACAATGAGCTACAACCCTTCCTACTGCTGGATCCTCGGACTGGTACTGGGCCCCTTCTTCACAAAAATAGACAGGGACCCGCAGCAagttcccaagaccatcacccaactatattcctactatatttacaacatcctgaagaaccacggccgtgagattgaaagcccccgtgatgtgttactgagggtTGGTCAGATGGCCTTCACAGGAGTGTCCAAGAAGAAGATTGTGTTTACGGATGGAGATTTGATCAAGTACAATCTGCAACCTTCCCGGTTCCTTTCCGGGTTCctgatggaacttttggagagagaggattctggccggagcgtggtgtacacattcccacacctcactGTCCAAGAGTTCGTAGCTGCACTCGCAGAATTCCTTAATCCAGATCGCAGGGATATCCTGAAACTTCTCACTGAAGCCCACAGTACGACGGATGGGCGATTTGAGGTATTTCTCCGTTTTGTTGCCGGTCTCTCCTCCTCAGGTTCAGCTCGGGGGCTGGCGGAGTTTCTGGGTCCATTTCCCCATCAAACAATCTGCCGAGTGATTGACTGGATGAAGGAGGAAGTGAAACGTGAGATTGCAAACACACGGAGTGAAGCTGGTAAAAGGAGACTCCTGAACACTCTGCACTACCTGTGTGAGTCTCAGAACCGTGGACTGGCTCAGTCAGCACTGGGATTTGTGGAAACACTTTCATTCCGTGGATTGCGACTCTCTCCGATTGACTGCGCCGTCCTGTCTGAGGTCATTGGGCTCTGTGATACAATAGACCACCTCCATCTGCAGGGCTGCCACATTCAGTGTGAAGGGCTGCAGCGGTTGGGACCCCGGCTGCACAAATTCCGGGTGTTGGGGTAACTGTTAATTTGTTTCAATTTCTAAATGATAGAACTTTCCCGATCTGCATTGCTTCTGTGTGACTCCCTCCCACACCTCACCTTCCTGGTGAAATTCTCTCTTTCATTTGTTCCCTCGGTGGGACTCTCTCCCCTACACTCTTCCCCGGCGCGTCcgcccacacacccaccacacacgGCGCGTCCATGTTCACCCCCCAAAATCTGAACGGCCACTGTGCacctccacccacctccctcgCAGCCAGAACACTCTTCCCCAACCCGGCCTGGCCATTCTCATTCCCCAGCACCGGCCcgaccactctccctccccctcagtgTAACTCTACCTCTCCCTTCCTCAGCTGTAGTTTTGTTCTCCCCTCCTAACGCGCTGTGTGTGGGTGATTTCCCCCATCCCCCGCCCAGTCTCTCTCACTCgctctcgcacacacacacacactgagactgAAGGGGGAGAGTTTACACACCACTTTATTGGATAAATTACTGATATTCTGTGAGGGACTGGGAGCTGGGCACTGAGGGGTGTAATTA contains the following coding sequences:
- the LOC127566452 gene encoding NACHT, LRR and PYD domains-containing protein 3-like; amino-acid sequence: MAEGAGRRGVPASSTGKDGGPDAEITELLADWNDFKLLQLTDFYRDRLQQAMEGGVHGVSSALTYENQFSGREHRKVTELADKGERADSSKLLLNLVTEKGSRARRVMWETFVKMRNGVPKLDKILKEIQEYGCVPSDGANIAQGLPGVTSELKDVQQKHKETLRAQTETLRVNTILMREKVKVFQLVDRYAELTVISTVRDRTLVEHELLVRGRDHEEWREKHLREDLEKIRTDQLFQSSFSRSKSKSGCSAAVAGVPGIGKTTMVQKIVYDWATGKIYQHFQFVFSFKFRDLNSINYRINMRELILDQYPYVGNILGEVLKTPEGLLFIFDGLDEFKHTIDFSDSRRETEPRHMCPDPEWRCEVSDILYSLIQHKLLPGCSVLVTTRPTALHLLEKADINVWAEILGFVGEERKEYFHRAFEDKTVAAAVFKYVKENEMLYTMSYNPSYCWILGLVLGPFFTKIDRDPQQVPKTITQLYSYYIYNILKNHGREIESPRDVLLRVGQMAFTGVSKKKIVFTDGDLIKYNLQPSRFLSGFLMELLEREDSGRSVVYTFPHLTVQEFVAALAEFLNPDRRDILKLLTEAHSTTDGRFEVFLRFVAGLSSSGSARGLAEFLGPFPHQTICRVIDWMKEEVKREIANTRSEAGKRRLLNTLHYLCESQNRGLAQSALGFVETLSFRGLRLSPIDCAVLSEVIGLCDTIDHLHLQGCHIQCEGLQRLGPRLHKFRVLGLAINGLGDSGVKLVSAALRDPECKIQRLRLEGNHLTDSGADDLASALRANCSLTQLDLGSNSLTDTSVPTLRRLILTRPSLEWIRLRGNRFSPTGEKELRSLQEPRPGLNVDL